In the genome of Nevskiales bacterium, the window TTTGCAGCATCTCCAGCCTCAACCCAAGCTCCGGTACGCTCTGGTTCGACATACCGCGCACCTGCTGAATGACTCGATACAATCGCGGGCACCCCAAGGGCAGCTGCCTCCAAGATCGTCAGTTGCTGGGTCTCGTATGCCAGCGTCGGCGCGGCCAGTGCCAATGCTCTACGCATGGCGTGATGAAGCTTGTCGCTGGGTAGCCAGCCGGACAGGCTGGCCTGCGGGTAGTGTGCACGTATCCAACTTGCCAACTCTCCGTCGCCAAGCAGGACCGGGGCGATGCCAGCAATGCGGCAGGCTTCCAGATAAGTCATTACACCTTTCTCGCGTGCCAGTCGACCGACGAAAACGATTGATTGTCTCTGGTCGGCAGACAGTGGAGGGTGCTGTTCTACTGCGATCGCGCTGGGTACAACATGAATCTGGCTGCCTTCCGGCAAATAAGGTTCGATCAACTCACGGCTGAAATCGGATACGCATATGAAATGGCGCATCCGGCGGGGCATGCCGCCAGCGTACTGCTGAACAAATTGCCGCAGAGTACGCCACAACTTGTGTGAGTAGTGTCGTGCGTCACAGTGACAGCTGATACAGGCCAGGCTGAGGGGCTTGAGCGGACATGCGCGGGACTGCTGATAGTTGAAAAATCCACCGTTGGGACACGCGACGAAGTAGTCGTGCAGTGTGCATACAGAAGCCAAGCCGCTGTCTGCGATCGCAGCGACTGTGCTGGCAGATAGCGCTTTGGTCCAGCTATGCAGATGAACGACGGTGTGCCTGGGCTGCTGGCGCAGTAGTTCAGTGAGTTGCTGGGCCGCCTTGCGATTCCATAATCCCTGTATCCCGGCTGCGGCTCTTGATGAAGCACCGAGCAGATCCGTCTGGTTGCAGCTGAAGTAGTGGACGCCGTCCTTGGCTTGTGGCGCATGTGCAGGCACGGCTGAGAACAGGATAACCTCGTGCCCGCGAGCGGCTAGTCCCCGGGCCTGAGCCAGGGCAACCGATGAAGCGCCGCCCACTGGCAGTGCATAGTCGTTGACGACGACGACTCGCAGCCTATCCGGCATCACATGACCTTTTGGTGCTGCTCCAGCGCTGCAGCATATAACGCGAGAGTTTCACGGTGCATGCGTTCGACGGTGAAGTGCTCCAGGTAGCGTCGATATCCGTTGTCGCCGAACTTTGCCAGTTCTGCGCGATCGGTGTGTAGCAGGATATCGGTCAGGCTTTGAGGATCGTTCAGGTGGAAAATCCTGCCGGCGACGCCGTCTTGTACAATTTCGGGTAGCGCGCCGCGATCGCTGGCAATCACGGCCAGCCGGTTACGCATGGCTTCTAGCACCACCAGTCCAAATCCTTCCCAACGCGAGGGCACGAGTAGCGCATCGAATCTGCAGTAATAGGCATCCACGTGCTCGGCATTGATCCATCCGAGATAATGCACATTGGGCAGCGGCTGATGGCTTGTTTTGTCCTTGTCCAATATCCTGGCGCCTGCGACATACAGCGAGAAACGATCGGTAGGCAGGTGGCGAAAGGCATCCAGAAGTATATCGAGCCCTTTCTGCCGGTCATGCCGTCCAATAAAGAAAAGATTGAGTTTTGCGGGATCCAAAACGAGATCAATGGGCTGTGTCGTTTCTTTGCGTGGCGATATGCCGTAGCGAATAACCCGGCAATGTCCGGAAGGAAGCCCAGCACGCAATGCTGCCGCACGCTCGTAATTCGATATGCTGCAAATCCCGTCGCAGGCATATGCGAGCCAACGCTCAACAATAGCGACTAGACGGTTCACCCAGCCTTTGGATTCGCGCAGGAACGCCCAGCCATGCGCGCAATAAACGATCGCGGGGCGTTGACGTTTCAGCATGCCCCAGATGCGGACGATTGCACCAGCCAAGGTGCTATGGGCATGCACAATTTCTGGCCGCATGGCGGCGTTGGCGGCATGCAACGCCAGCAATAAACGGAACAGTGATGTCAGATTTCTACCATTACGACGATAAGGGATAAGTTTGCAGCGGATGTCTTTGGCGAGAAAGCGCAGATGCGATTCCGGCGCAAGCAGATACACATTGGCTTCACCCCAGGTCTGAGTCTGAAGTCTCAGCGTTTCATTTAGATATGTCGCGATGCCCCCAGGGAGGGACTCGGCAACATGCAGGACGCGCATGATTCCTTTCAGCCAGAGCGCCCGAGGCCCAGAGCAGATTGGTACGAGGACTGCTCAGTAGCGCGCTTGCCCGTAGGCCTCCGCCAGTTCACGAGCAGCAGCAGGACCAACATGGGACATGAAAGATAGGCGATGCCGCTGAGCAGGTCCCCCCGCAACAGATAGATTTGATAGCCCGCCCAGAAGCCCACAATCCAGAGGGGGGCACTCAACACGTCCGGGTGCTTGACATGCTGCTCGAAGGCGCGGTCGAGATAGCCGGTGAAAAGGCCGTACAGGAAGAAAATGCAGACTACGCCCATCAAGCTGAATGCCAGATAAGCTTCCATCCACAAGGGTGCCGCTACATTGGTGAAACGCAGACCGAAATGCCGCGCTACATGGTGACCGCTCCCAACATGTTTGGTTGGGTACCAGCGTCGCGGATACCAGAAAAAGATCGAGTCGAACACGTTTTTTCCGTACATTATGCCCTTTTGCCGAACGTAGACCACCGAATTCAGCAACTGCTGGTAGGCATCATAATCGCCACGATATAACGCATCGCGCGAGTTCGACCACTCGTGGGACAGGTTGTCCAGGAAATTGTCGGTAGCACCGGCCTTGCGGAATGCATCTAGCGCCGGGAAAGCGAGTATGAGGCCAGTGCTGAGCAAGCCGATATATAGCGCAGGCTTGATGCGCGTCCAGCGCAGCAGGATGAAGAGATAGGTCAGCACGATAGCCCCCAGCCAGAAGCGCTGCAAGGCTGGTGGGTAATTGGCGATGAGATTCACGGGGAGCAGCAGCACCAGTGCCAGCATCAGCCACCGTCGGTATGCCAGACTGACCCTGCGCCAGTGGCGGATGAGGATATACGCCAGTGCCATCAGGGCAATAATCGGTGGGCCGCGTAACAGTGACTGCAGCAGTAAAGCTTGGGATTTTTCGTAACGGGTGAAAAGGAAACGATTGATGTCGCCTCGGCTGCCCATCAGGACATCGGGTCCGCCCAGCACGATGATCAGAACCGTACTGGTCGCGATGGCAACGAACGACAGGATGAGCGTCGTCCGGATCGAAAATTCGAGAGGCCGTGTGT includes:
- a CDS encoding glycosyltransferase family 4 protein, which codes for MPDRLRVVVVNDYALPVGGASSVALAQARGLAARGHEVILFSAVPAHAPQAKDGVHYFSCNQTDLLGASSRAAAGIQGLWNRKAAQQLTELLRQQPRHTVVHLHSWTKALSASTVAAIADSGLASVCTLHDYFVACPNGGFFNYQQSRACPLKPLSLACISCHCDARHYSHKLWRTLRQFVQQYAGGMPRRMRHFICVSDFSRELIEPYLPEGSQIHVVPSAIAVEQHPPLSADQRQSIVFVGRLAREKGVMTYLEACRIAGIAPVLLGDGELASWIRAHYPQASLSGWLPSDKLHHAMRRALALAAPTLAYETQQLTILEAAALGVPAIVSSHSAGARYVEPERTGAWVEAGDAAKLAEIMRRMQSDKDYTIRLGQEAYHRFWSCSEYRPEHCLQQIETVYAGCLAGQ
- a CDS encoding glycosyltransferase; protein product: MRVLHVAESLPGGIATYLNETLRLQTQTWGEANVYLLAPESHLRFLAKDIRCKLIPYRRNGRNLTSLFRLLLALHAANAAMRPEIVHAHSTLAGAIVRIWGMLKRQRPAIVYCAHGWAFLRESKGWVNRLVAIVERWLAYACDGICSISNYERAAALRAGLPSGHCRVIRYGISPRKETTQPIDLVLDPAKLNLFFIGRHDRQKGLDILLDAFRHLPTDRFSLYVAGARILDKDKTSHQPLPNVHYLGWINAEHVDAYYCRFDALLVPSRWEGFGLVVLEAMRNRLAVIASDRGALPEIVQDGVAGRIFHLNDPQSLTDILLHTDRAELAKFGDNGYRRYLEHFTVERMHRETLALYAAALEQHQKVM
- a CDS encoding O-antigen polymerase — its product is MLLIAILVLPQLARIEYPHFSAPAYLLAGLLIYSSLRLTWIAFRGLPHPVSITFWLFVFIWCALAPLLQTLANRFPRPYVHDADAALTGTLILWCGVLFYELGRFLLPYLSRARANTRPLEFSIRTTLILSFVAIATSTVLIIVLGGPDVLMGSRGDINRFLFTRYEKSQALLLQSLLRGPPIIALMALAYILIRHWRRVSLAYRRWLMLALVLLLPVNLIANYPPALQRFWLGAIVLTYLFILLRWTRIKPALYIGLLSTGLILAFPALDAFRKAGATDNFLDNLSHEWSNSRDALYRGDYDAYQQLLNSVVYVRQKGIMYGKNVFDSIFFWYPRRWYPTKHVGSGHHVARHFGLRFTNVAAPLWMEAYLAFSLMGVVCIFFLYGLFTGYLDRAFEQHVKHPDVLSAPLWIVGFWAGYQIYLLRGDLLSGIAYLSCPMLVLLLLVNWRRPTGKRATEQSSYQSALGLGRSG